One Mya arenaria isolate MELC-2E11 chromosome 5, ASM2691426v1 genomic window carries:
- the LOC128234928 gene encoding temptin-like, translated as MNVLAFISFVCCSAVFGLPYYRDRIPNGHHVPNPCDGGATIWEAVGHYNPHYYTVDKNPFAQDFAAAGHVWTVALCQKDSDGDGATNGVELGDPTCVWTAGATPTGSATGHPGICNPVGSCAGQAYTCDCVGHNCVGK; from the exons ATGAACGTTTTGGCATTTATAAGCTTCGTGTGTTGCTCCGCTGTTTTCGGGTTACCGTACTATCGGGATAGGATTCCGAATGGGCATCATGTACCCAATCCATGCGATGGTGGTGCTACTATATGGGAAGCTGTGGGACACTACAATCCACATTATTACACAGTCGATAAAAACCCATTTGCACAG GACTTTGCAGCTGCTGGGCACGTTTGGACAGTAGCGCTGTGCCAGAAGGACAGTGACGGTGACGGGGCGACAAATGGTGTCGAACTTGGTGACCCAACATGCGTTTGGACTGCGGGGGCCACGCCAACCGGAAGTGCTACTGGACACCCAG GTATTTGCAATCCTGTTGGCTCATGCGCAGGTCAGGCGTATACTTGCGACTGCGTTGGCCACAACTGTGTTGGAAAATAA